Below is a window of Micromonospora chersina DNA.
ACGATCTCGGTGACGGTGAGGAACTCGGTGGGCTTGCCCAGGGCGTCGCCGTAGGCGAGGCCGAAGAGCGAGCCGGCGGCGCGGCGCGGGGCGGAGTCGATCACGGTGGCGATCATGCCCCGCCCGCGCAAGACCCGCCCGGTCAGTCCCAGCAGAGGCAGAACGGGTGCCCGGCCGGGTCGGCGTAGACCCGGAAGCCCTCCCCCTCGCCGGGCAGCCGGCGGGCGCCGAGGGCCAGCGCGGCCTTCTCGGCGGCCTCGATGTCGTCGACCGTCACGTCGAGGTGGAACTGCTGCGGCCGCTCCGGGTCCGGCCACTCGGGGGCACGCAGGTTGAGCGCCTTCTGGAAGGCGACACGCGGCTGGTGACCGGGCCGGCCACCGAGCACCACCCAGTCGTCACCGTCGGAGTTCTCCTCGATCAGCGGGAGGCCGAGCAGCTCCGCGTAGAAGCCGGCCAGCGCGCGCGGATCGGGGCAGTCGATCACCACGGAACGCAGCTGTCCAATCATGCCGGTCATCCTGCCCCGGACGTACGACAGGAAACCTCAGTCCTCGGCGAGCCGGCGGCCGGCGTCCCGGCAGGCGGCGAGGACCGTCCGCACGTACGCCGGGGTGGCCCCGGCCAGGCCGCAGGCGGGGGTGACCACCACCTGCTCGGCGAGCCGGCGTCGGGGGAAGCCGAGCTGGTCCCAGACCCGGCGTACCCGCTCGGCGACCTGGGCCGAGGTCGGCGCGCGACCGGCCGGCGGCGGCAGCGCGGGCGCGGCGCCGGCCAGCAGCCCGAGCCCGGCGTCGATGGCCTCGCCGAGCGGGTCCAGATCCTTGACCAGGTCGAGGTCGAGGGCGACGCCGACGGCTCCGGCGGTGCGGATGAGGTCCAGCGGCACGTCCGGCGCGCAGCAGTGCACCACGGTGGGTACGCCGGCCGCCTCGATGACGTCGTGCAGCAGCGTGCGGGCCACCTCGGACCCGACCGCCCGGTGGGTGCCGAAGCCGCTCTCGGTGGGCACCCGGCCGGCCAGCACCGCGGGCAGCGACGGCTCGTCGAGCTGGAGCAGCACCGTGGCGCGGGGCAGTCGCCGGGCCACCGCCGCCACGTGCCCGCGCAGCCCCTCGCCGAGCGAGCCGGCGAGGTCCCGAACCGCGCCGGGGTCGCGCAGCAGCCGGCCGCCGATCGGCAGCTCCAGCGAGGCGGCCAGGGTGAACGGGCCGGCGGCCTGGACCTTGACCGGGCCGGCGTACTCCTCGGCCTGCTCGGCGAGCTGGTCGAGGTCGCGTTCCATCAAATCCCGGGCGCGGCGCAGGTCGCGGCCGGGGCGCGGGGCGATCCGCCAGCGGGCCGCGTACAGCTCGACGGGCAGCTCGACGAGGAGGCCGCCGGTGCGGCCGATCAGGTCGGCGCCGGGGCCCCGGGCGGGCAGCTCCGGCAGGTGCGGCAGGGCGGGCAGCTCACCGAGCACGATCCGCTGCGCCTCGGCGACGTCGGTGCCGGGCAACGACCCGATCCCCGTCGCCGTGCCCACTCCCCACGGCCAGGTGGTCTCACTCACCGCCGCAGCCTATCCACCGCCGCGCGCGCCGCGGGCTCTAGGCGGTGATGGTGGCCGAGCCGAGGACGACATCGCCGGCGGGGTCCGGGCGGTACGCCACGATCGCCTGGCCGGCGGCCACCCCGCGTACCGGGCGGCGCAGGTCGGCGTGCAGCCCGTCGGCGTGCAACGACACGGTCGCCGGCACCACGTCGCCGTGCGCCCGGAGCTGCACCTCGCACTCGATCGGCCCGTCGGGGCGCGTGCCGCCGGTCCAGACCGGACGGGTGGCCCGCACCTCGGCGACCTCCAGGGCCTCGGCCGGGCCGACCGTCACGGTGTTGGTCTTCGGGGTGATGGAGAGCACGTAGCGCGGCCGGCCGTCCGCGGCGGGCCGGTCCAGGTGCAGGCCGCGCCGCTGCCCGACGGTGTACTGGTAGGCGCCGGTGTGGCTGCCCACCACCGCGCCGGTGAGCGCGTCCACCACCTCGCCGGGCGCCTCGCCGAGCCGCTGGGACAGGAAGCCCCGGGTGTCGCCGTCGGCGATGAAGCAGATGTCGTGCGAGTCCGGCTTGTCCGCCACGGCCAGGCCGCGCCGGGCGGCCTCCGCGCGCACCTCGGCCTTCGTCGAGTCGCCGAGTGGGAAGATCGACCGGTCGAGCTGCGCGCGGGTGAGCACCGCG
It encodes the following:
- a CDS encoding VOC family protein: MIGQLRSVVIDCPDPRALAGFYAELLGLPLIEENSDGDDWVVLGGRPGHQPRVAFQKALNLRAPEWPDPERPQQFHLDVTVDDIEAAEKAALALGARRLPGEGEGFRVYADPAGHPFCLCWD
- a CDS encoding methionine synthase, which translates into the protein MSETTWPWGVGTATGIGSLPGTDVAEAQRIVLGELPALPHLPELPARGPGADLIGRTGGLLVELPVELYAARWRIAPRPGRDLRRARDLMERDLDQLAEQAEEYAGPVKVQAAGPFTLAASLELPIGGRLLRDPGAVRDLAGSLGEGLRGHVAAVARRLPRATVLLQLDEPSLPAVLAGRVPTESGFGTHRAVGSEVARTLLHDVIEAAGVPTVVHCCAPDVPLDLIRTAGAVGVALDLDLVKDLDPLGEAIDAGLGLLAGAAPALPPPAGRAPTSAQVAERVRRVWDQLGFPRRRLAEQVVVTPACGLAGATPAYVRTVLAACRDAGRRLAED
- the mnmA gene encoding tRNA 2-thiouridine(34) synthase MnmA — encoded protein: MRVLAAMSGGVDSAVAAARAVEAGHDVTGVHLALARNPQTYRTGARGCCTLEDSRDARRAADVLGIPFYVWDMADRFHEDVVDDFVAEYAAGRTPNPCLRCNEKIKFAAVLDRAVALGFDAVVTGHHARLGADGLLRRSVDAAKDQSYVLAVLTRAQLDRSIFPLGDSTKAEVRAEAARRGLAVADKPDSHDICFIADGDTRGFLSQRLGEAPGEVVDALTGAVVGSHTGAYQYTVGQRRGLHLDRPAADGRPRYVLSITPKTNTVTVGPAEALEVAEVRATRPVWTGGTRPDGPIECEVQLRAHGDVVPATVSLHADGLHADLRRPVRGVAAGQAIVAYRPDPAGDVVLGSATITA